The following are encoded together in the Pectobacterium wasabiae CFBP 3304 genome:
- a CDS encoding MmgE/PrpD family protein has protein sequence MPHSAALPLTLRLATFAHRLTIQDIPAALRRKIALHFIDSLGCGIAGAKSQVVQDCARVTRLHYAAGNSPILDGGAPLAAIGAAFLNAAAINALDYDDGYEVAGRGMGHPGASLVAAVLAALGSRPIDGETLICALAAAYEINGRIIQSQQPSPTRFQQVYGVCQHESVGAAVAYGLLTGCDAEGLENAIGLAASLTPLPSLHKYNWRQRPLVSFKDYNAPAAEAGVRGVELHHGGIIGPRDVLSGEQGFWRMMGSDRFDETILLAGLGEQWAIQHASFKAYPACRWIHTALESFERVQHERALAPQHIDVIRVKGSQRLAADFMDTRPQNETDAQFSLPFALACLAYRIPRHRWSADDTLTNPALLVLAEKVHVEVSPELDQLMAQARRPVLQVEVIIRGKTVVGERIAFPLGCMEHPLEESGIMEKFAENLSSRFAPADSVQAMAALSELEQCKDVAALVTPLMQKMS, from the coding sequence ATGCCTCACTCTGCTGCATTACCTCTGACGTTGCGTCTGGCGACCTTTGCCCATCGATTGACGATTCAGGACATTCCTGCTGCATTGAGAAGAAAAATTGCGCTGCATTTTATCGACAGCCTGGGCTGCGGCATTGCCGGTGCAAAGAGTCAGGTGGTGCAGGATTGTGCGCGTGTCACCCGCCTGCATTATGCTGCGGGTAACAGTCCAATATTGGATGGTGGAGCGCCGTTGGCGGCTATTGGCGCGGCGTTTTTGAATGCGGCGGCGATCAATGCGCTGGATTACGATGACGGCTATGAAGTTGCTGGACGCGGCATGGGGCACCCCGGTGCCTCGCTGGTTGCCGCTGTGCTGGCGGCGCTAGGGTCTCGTCCGATCGATGGCGAAACGCTGATCTGTGCGCTGGCTGCTGCGTATGAAATCAATGGTCGGATCATTCAATCTCAGCAACCGAGTCCGACGCGTTTTCAGCAGGTTTATGGCGTGTGCCAGCATGAGTCGGTAGGTGCAGCGGTGGCCTACGGATTGCTGACGGGGTGTGATGCCGAAGGATTAGAGAACGCGATTGGGTTGGCGGCGTCGTTGACGCCGTTGCCCAGCTTGCACAAATACAACTGGCGGCAGCGACCGCTGGTTTCCTTTAAGGATTACAACGCGCCAGCCGCAGAAGCGGGCGTCCGTGGCGTTGAGTTGCACCACGGCGGGATTATTGGTCCAAGAGATGTGCTGTCAGGCGAACAGGGATTCTGGCGCATGATGGGGTCAGATCGTTTTGATGAGACGATCTTGCTGGCCGGGTTGGGAGAGCAGTGGGCGATCCAGCACGCCAGTTTCAAAGCGTATCCGGCCTGCCGCTGGATACATACTGCACTGGAATCCTTCGAACGCGTACAGCACGAACGGGCACTCGCGCCGCAGCACATCGATGTTATTCGGGTCAAAGGCAGCCAGAGGTTGGCCGCTGACTTTATGGATACACGGCCGCAAAATGAAACGGATGCGCAGTTCAGTCTGCCGTTTGCGCTGGCCTGTCTTGCCTACCGTATTCCGCGCCATCGCTGGAGCGCGGACGATACGTTAACCAATCCGGCGCTTCTGGTGCTAGCCGAGAAGGTTCATGTTGAGGTGTCCCCCGAACTTGACCAGCTTATGGCGCAGGCGCGCCGTCCGGTGTTGCAGGTTGAGGTCATCATACGGGGGAAAACTGTGGTGGGTGAGCGCATTGCTTTTCCGCTGGGGTGTATGGAGCACCCGTTAGAGGAAAGCGGCATCATGGAGAAATTTGCGGAGAATCTATCGTCACGCTTTGCCCCTGCTGATAGTGTGCAGGCAATGGCGGCGCTCTCTGAGCTTGAGCAATGTAAGGATGTGGCCGCACTGGTTACGCCGCTGATGCAGAAGATGTCCTGA